TCTTTCCTGCAATAGGACAAGCATTTAAGAACAGTCATTAGCTGTTAAATGGCAAAACGTAAATGAACATAAAACCTCACAtactaaactttaaataataagCAAAAAATGTACAAGAGGAACCGTGCCATTTGATGAGGAACATGAGCTCTCCCTGTCGGTCAGTGGAGCCAACAATGCGTTCTGGTTCCTGCATAAGTGGTTTATTGTTGATGGTCTCTGTGCTGTGATCTGCAGATTCCCCAGTCTCACACAGTGTCTGCTCTTTCTCAgagtgatgctgctgctgctgccagtTACCAgtaaacatacaacaataatTAAACACATGATGAAGTCTGTTATCTGTATGCTACAGTAGTGACAGTAGTATTGACTACAGTAAGTACTAGTTGCTAAAAAGTAGCCCTATATCATTCCTGGAGATAAAGTGTGGATATTTCTGCATAATTTTGAAGAGATCTTATTTTTACTTAGctcatttataatatatatggtATGACTATATGGTATGACAAAATGCCTAAACACTTACAGCGTTAGCATCAAGCTCTGTCTGTTCTTCTTTGGGTTGAATAACAGGATCCAGAGTGAGATTTTCCTTGCTTTCTGTCTCACCTGAGACAGCCAAGTTTCTGAGAAACTCTTCAATCAGCTCAGGGCAGTCCAGATTGTCCTCTGGCTCCCAAGTATTTTCAGCACTGCGGAGATAAGTTGGTTAAATTAGGTTCACATTTCTAACGACAAATTAGAGAACTTTTACTGAGCTGATGCTAACGATTTAAAGTCTGCTCAACATGAAAAATAATAGCTAGCTTGgagaatgtttattttaaaaagaataaaggaTTATctgtataatattataataataatataataatatgatcAAATCAGTTAAACTTTAACAGAGCTCCACCACTGATCTAATGTACAGTAACAGAACCTAAAAAatgtgtacatacatatataaatagcCTGTTAGAAATTTCCAGACACTTACTCAGTGAAGCCTTTCCACTTCAGATAGTATTCCACTTTTCCATCATTGACTCTTCGCTGAATTATTTTTTCCACAGCAAACTCCTGCACAACTGTTGTCTCTTCTGCCTTCCTGTTTTTCACATTCTGCTTTTtcctcatgtttttttctgagaCACATCAAGACACATGTGGGCATGATTAAACTctagattttatttgtcatgtactCAGATACttatacactgtaaacaacTTGCATGGAAAAGAAAGCCCAGATTACTCCTCCTTAGACCGTGCATATAAATagaaattagaaaataaataagaacaaaaagaaTAATATGATGACAATAGATTACGATGTGCAATTACGTTACATATAGTAACAGTTCAGAATGGAAAGTGATTACCAAATGTGCAGgcgtgttacatgtagtaacagtaaaagtgcaatGTGCACAATGGCAATGGAGTAACAGTTGTAGATTAGATTTTGGTAATTCAGTACTGTATGCACTGATGTGAATGAAAATCAATAGAAAACACTGGCCTATTTTGGTGCCAGGCAATGTGTTTATTGAATGCTGCAACAGAAGAAACTGTCACTAGGTCCTCGGCTGTACCCTTTACATAAACgctacatacactactcacaaaaagtgaAGGATTTTTgtcttttgggtgaaatttatggaaaatgtaaaaagttcacgctacagtgatattatatcatgaaagtagggcatttaagtagaagcatacaatggtgatttcctcatcttaaacaatttactgaaacaaaagccaacaacagtggtgggtataccacaacaaaaatgtcaatgtctcaataatttgtcatgtgcccttgaccatcaattacagcttgacaacgacgtctcatgctgttcacgagtcgacttattgtctgctgaggcatggcattccactcttcttgaagggcggccctcaggtcattgaggttctggggtgcagggttacgagcctctacacggcgactcagctgatcccataggttttctatgggattcaggactggagaaagtgcaggccactccatttgaggtaccccagcctccagcagccgttccctaatgatgcgaccataatgagctggagcattgtcgtccatgaagatgaaattaggcctgtgttgttcatgcaggggcacaatgactggattaatgatggtattcaggtagtattggcttgtcactgtaccattcacaagatgtagggcagttctgtattgagtagacacacctgcccagactgtaacaccagcacaacagtggctgatgtatagcgctctccttgacatctccaacatcgttggcagccatcatttctgctcaacgtgaatcgactttcatcagagaacagcactgaggcccactggtccctcgtccagtgtaaatgctccctggcctggtggtgtggtcaggtacccttgcaggtcgtcagaccatgctgatgtaaacggttttgaatggtctgacgtgacacttgggtgcctctcacctctctTAAATGTGCCTGCAGTTGAGTGGCtatcatcatccggttccgcaggccactgttcacaatgaagcggtcatcaacgtgggatgtggccaaaggacgtccacttctatggctttctgtgactcttccagtctctctgtgtctctgtcgcaacctgctgatgacactctgtgacactctaaactcagtggccacttccctctgagaacatcctgtttgaagcctcgcaatggcgaggtactgttgatcaattgttagatGTCGTCTTGGACTCacaatgtcaaaatgtgaacagcaggatgaagaggactgtttaaataccaattctaatagaaccagaaaatttattggtcgattcatgaatcaaacaccagttgtgaattttgccgttaagcaccttgttagagaacagcaagttctgcaaaaagtactgaaacactgaacagttggacatgtgcattcaaaagtgtagagaaggtcgaattaagttcacctgtaaaggttatagtgcattttaggtgcatcctgaaatttcacctgaaagccaaatatccttaactttttgtgagtagtgtatatggtGCAACTCAAACCTATATCACCATTTCTCGAGTCTGTACTGCTGATGTGTGAGCCAACAGAATAGGAAATGCCCAGGAACATGCCCACGTCAGGCTCTCATCCACACTGGCCAATTATGGGCAGTCCACATCGTGCCATTATGGATTTGCACATGACCCCCACAGAACTGTCCCCAATGTGTGCTGCCCACAGAAAACTAAGCTAATGTGTATGAAATAGGTATTGGGCTAAACCATAGTGGTCCTGCATGGGGTCATTCTGGGATTTGTATGGGTTAGCTCTTGCCCCTAAACTTGCCAATATGGGCAAGGAACAGTATGGACATGTTTGCTAGGTATACAAAAGCGACATGACAGAGAATCAGTTTCATCTGCCAGGCATACATTCACAGAGCACTTTGTTAAGaaaaacacactaataccagGTATGGTTTGCTCACAAAACAGCCCCAAATCTGTATGAGTTTATGCTTTGCACTGCTGCCAAATGATTGGCTGTTTAGATAATTTCAGGAATgagtaggtgttcctaataaagtgattaGTAAGTGTATAATCACACAGTGCATAGTGCACTTTGAGCCTGAAATATCAAGCAAAATGAAAAGAGCCACAAGCTCTtttaatattgtgatatttaacGTCAGGCTATATGTTAATACTGCCTTGCTTTTTTCCACCTCATTTTTCTATGATTGTATTGCTTATTTAATTACTAATTTGTTTTGCCTATATGACTCTTAATTATTGAAATGTaccagggggaaaaaacaaagaagcaaatttacaaaagaaataaagttgacaaagaaaatgatttatatGCCAAAAGGGAGtgctttaaaaatatgtttttgatTTAATTCTTATGCCTTGTGGTCTGTTTGCAGATTCTTAGTTCTTGCAATATTTTAGCTGTTCATGCTTCATAATTTGCTTGTAATTCTATATAATACTTTTGGGACAAAATCAACTCCATATGGAAGTTAAGGCATTAGCTGTAAATTCACAGGTTGCCAGGCTACTTCCTTTGATTGCGGTGTAAAGTTAGTTTAAAGGTTGGTCACAAAAAACGCCAAcaataaataacactgatgcGTTCATTTCCGTCCTCACTGCCAGCCTTCTTACATATAAGAATGGAGAGATTTATGGAGATACCACACACGAGAACGCCTCCCAAACCGCGGGTGATCTGCGCATGCGTTTCCAGAAGGCGGCGACAGAGCGGTAGTAATAATTGACTTCCGGCTTTCTTCAGTGATTCTGAGCACTCGGTTCATCTCATCTGTAAGAGTCGACTcttcacatttttaaaagtgACATCCTTGTGTAACTTGTGATTATCCAAATATTATTACAGGCtacttttaattaaataaatatgaacaaaactAGAAAAATATGCTAAATATTTCACTCACAAATACATTAAGCAATACTGAACAATTTTTATTGAGCCTGCTGTATCAACGAgattctgttattattattattagtagtagtagtagtagtagtgttatGATTATGTTTATCATTatgattattgttgttattacaattattattacatatatgtACTAATGCAGAGgtcacagtggcttagtggttggcACATTTGCCTCAGGTTGGGAGTTTAATTCCTGCctccatcctgtgtgtgtgcagagtttgcattttctccctgtgctttaggGATTTCCTCTGGATACTGCCCCAGTCCAAAATGCcaaggctgactggcatctctaaatgttctgtgatgtgtgagttagtgtttgtgtgtgtgattgtgccatgTGATTAGTTGGTACCCAATGCAGGGTTTCCCCTGCCTTGTGATGTGAGACCGTTGGATAGGTCACTGGGTTCAAATGATCTAAGTGAACCGAACCAGAAACAagtatgtaatataataagaaCAAGAAAACTTTGCTGGAAAACCAAATGGGAACTAAAATAAGATATATCCTGGAAATGATATAGGAAAAACCCTATCATCTTTTTGGGGAAAACCTATTTTGGAAGAATTTAAAGAAGCTTAATGTGCATATAACACTCTCAAAAAAGTGCActtacacacattattataacaAGTAAGAATCTGCTGCCATACTGTCTTTAAAGCACACCTTCGCCTTAACAGTTTCACTGGACGCTTTTGCGGTCAAAGTTGTACTGTAGGCTATATGATAAATGTTAGAGAATGGTAAATACAGAATAAGCTACCGATACTTTTTCAGTTAGTATTACGGTGTCTACTGTATTTGTCTcgtccaaaaaaaataaataaataaaaatcagaattGCGAGTCGGCTCCCATCAACTAAAAGAACCGATTCATAGATTCGACTCGTTCGCGAACTACACATGACTAAGCGATGGCCCCAAAtagtacaataaaataaaatgcttgcACGCTCAGTGGCAGTGTATTACGAGTAACAGCTGTTGAAAAATTAGTAATTATTTTAGTCTAACAGACACTAGGCAGTCGTTTAACCTGATCATTATTAAGGTGtctaagtgtttttttttttttaataaatgacgCTGTCTTCTATATGAATATAGTATGTCTTAGATTTCAGTGAGAAGATATTTGTAGCATTAATTTTAGTGCTTAATGATGAACCAAGGCCACTGGTGAAGGATATTGTGTGTGCACTGCCTACCTGATAGTAATGTTATCGCAGGCTCTCAGTGTTCTCAGTGCAGCCCACAGTGCTGAGAGGGTCCTCTTCCGACACctagatttattaaaaaatcacatttaacGATCATACATATGATGTGTTTTTGGCGTAGGTGACCATCAAAGCCTTTAGTAGCTTTGTTGTGTTTACATAAGTTTTCACGAAagagttaaattaaaaatggccGATAAGGAGACGCGGCGGAAGTGACGGAAAGAGGGAGGGGGCCTTAAAGCGGTGGCATTAGCTTACTTCTGTTCTGGACAACAGCCACACATCAATGACTTAATAACCTGTAACAGACTATtttcatgggttttttttgccttttagtTCAGGCATTCTCATGAACAAAATGCAGCCAGAGACCATTTAACTATATAATAAATTTTAGACATTTTCttgctccaaactttgtgggaacagtttggggatgaccccttcctgttccaacatgactgtgcaccagtgcacaaagcaaggtccatcaaaacatggatgagtgagtctgctgtggaggaacttgactggcctgtacagagtcctgacctaaacctgatagaacacctttgggatgaattagagtggagactgtgagccaggccttctcatacaacatcagcgcctgacctctcaaatgtgcttctagagaaatggtcaaaaattcccataaacacactcctaaaccttgtggaaagtcttcctagaagagttgaagctgttatagctgcaaagggctccatattacattcatgtgcctgtaaaggcagatgtcccaaaaccttcgGAAATATAGCGTAGCTAAATATCAGGCtcattattttaattgttaACAATCATCCTTtggctatttattattatacaaggCTATTTATTAGGCTCATAGAGCTTCTTATTCCTCAGACAGAGCACAATATttttgaacaaaacaaacaaacaaagtaaCAATATGCAAGATTACAGTTTGATTTTGATTTCTTGGGCTTTTGATTACATCTATTTAATTcaagtgacaaataaaaataagtaaataaataaacagacaagcaagcaaacaaatcaataaagtAATAGTGATAAATCTCATAGTTATAAAATAACTATATAGAACTCAATAATAAATAGCTTATAATAACTTTAATAATGGTGGGTTGTGATTCCTAGTAATGTAACAAGGCatagaaaacagaaacagaaaagaaagaaagagacaaacaaaTTACGAAGCACCAGGCCCCCCAGACCCTTGAGGCCCATCTAGTTCACTTTCcctaataatataatttaaactAATTTAAACATAACAGTCTTTGCATAAATGTGGAGTAAATAGTAGACTAATAGTGATAAAATGAACAAGATGAGTAAGTTTTCTAGTTTAGTTAATTATTTGTCTTAttgttaatgtttaaataacatatgaggaagaaaccagatcATCATTATAACCTTTTAATTACATAAGCTTTCATATATATGGTAGCACATACATTCTGTATGTCTCAGCACCCTCACAGGGCGaacatatttgttttaaaaaatcctaGCATGTGGTATTTGCACATAATATAAACCACTGTTTCCCTTCTTATAGACTATTTGTAAGATATATGTCTCTGCTCTGTCTTTTTGTAGTAGCACCTGGTGACCACTAGATGGAACTCTTTATTAATGGCAAGAATTTGTGTGTCCGGTCTTACCGTTcccattttttccctttttttttcttttacatttttcttacGGAAAATGGAGAATAATTTTACCTGTGattaattaatgttaaaaaggctgcaaattgttacattaattttttaattttatttttacgtTTTGCACCCTTACACTTTTTAGGTTATAAGCATTTCCATACGCATATTTGCTCACTGTTTATAAGTAAATattcaaaaagaaaataaaaacacaccagaaaaATTGTAAATGGTAAAGGTTTTTATAGACAGAATTTATAAGCATTTTGTTTAGCAAGTTTTACTATATgtctaaattatttattttaaggcaGTTAAAAttgtaacaaaaaaacaaacaaacaataaaaacacatcaggtaaatgtttttatagacagaatttataacattttatttagcaaaaaaaaatcaagagttTTACTATAGgtctaaattatttatttttaggcaGTTAAAATTGTAATCTTTGTTCTGCTTTGctacattttctgtttattacGTTGATTGACAACTTAATTGACAACCTAATAATAAGTTGATTGACAACTTAATTAAAAGTGAAATTACTAAACATTTTGCTAactttattttcaaatatttaaaatctttatagtacaaataagcagcTCTTCCTCGAAGGAACCGATAGTGGGCAATAGATTTCAGGTATGTTTTAGACTCCGCCCCTTTAGAACAGAACTGATACTATCCAATCAGAGAGCATGCTGGACCTGATTGGTTTACTTGCTTAACCAATTGCAGTTAACCTAAgtttaaaagaaagagagagagagagagagagagagaggttctgAGGTGCAGGATTATGAAGGTACATTATAATGCATAAGTTTTAACAATAACCAACAACATATTCACATAATTACCTTAATATTAATCTATATAACTACCTTTTATAGttacacataaaaaaaattaaattgcagtaaacaagtaaacaatATTTATGATGTTTCTTGTAGTCTTTCTCAGTTGGTTTTCTTCCTAGAGCCACAAGCAGTGAGCCAGTAAAAATGAGCTAACATTACAGTACTGGTAAAAATTAACCATCATAAAATTTTATTGCATATTAAATGGTACATTTATGTTTCAATTTATTGCATCCATTGCTTTAAGCCACAATGCAAatccaaaaccaaaaacaagagGCAATTCtgtcatataaataaatataatataaaatccaAAATCAGGCTGTACAGTACAAGTGCTAAATTTCATTTCAGGATGATGTTCATGGAAAACTGTAAAGAAACAAGTAGGAAAACATGCAGACATTTGCATGGGGTAACAGGACACTTAACCACATTTCACCATCCTCATGCAGTCACACACTGATTTACAGGCCATTCAATAGTGGAGTCACTTTTCCTACTACCTTATTTACGATTGCTTAACTCCACAGAAAAGGTGGAAAGTTTCTAATCACcctttatttttctgttatgCCCCGAATTTTGCTTCTTTGCTTTCTAGTACTATAcacatgtaaatgtttttcCCCTGTTGAATAAGGTATGTTGGCTGTAACCGTTCATGTTAGAAAAGAagtagtgctggtgtttattttcagaTACGCTTCTGATGTTTTTGTAGTTGTAGTGTAATTTGGTTTCAAAATAAACTAATGTGCAAAGCTGTGTATTTGTACATAGAAGTACATGAAGAGAAACAATGAAgtacaaaaagaagaaacaaaacaaagcaaaataaataaataaaataataataaataaaaaatctataataataataataataataataataataataataataataaaagaaagcaCTTAATATGTATAACATGTATAAGTCCATGATCCAAGTAATTTGGTTCTGAAAGTCAAAAGGTTCTTCACACACAATATGCATGGCTTTGCTTCATATTTGTGTgacagagctttttttttttttttttaataaacctaCACTCATTGTTTCTATGAGCTATAGCAGTGCTTGTCACCCTGAGGGCTGTGTGCATAATGGCTGACAGATGGGTTGCGGTGTGTAAGTGctcctgtgtttctgtgtcaaATCCCCGCTTTTTTGCAGTCCCTCTCCCTAGTCTGTTTTATATCTAGTGCAGAGTGGCAGTTTTGGAACGTGCCTTGGGTGAATGTGCTCTTTACTGCAGCCATGGCCCCTGTCAGGCTAGAAATGTGTCCAGATGGAAGAACCCCACTGTGCATGCCTGGCCAACACGCTGGGGGTCCAGAGAACTGATCCGTGGTCTGTTGGTCGGCTGTGACTGGGCTTTTTCTCTGCATTGCGTTCCTGGACCCTGGCACGCTAGTTCAGCCCAGCTCAGGTTACGGACACGCTCGTGCCGGTTGTGTCAGACATGTTGTTTTTGCAGTGTGTCAACCCCATGAACCCTGGCCAGATTAGCTGGAGTTTATTTAATGAGAATGTTGCAGGCACACTTAATTCATGGAGAGGTTTCTGAAAGGGTCAACTGATTTACAGTGAGGCATCTTAAAGGTGGTTAAGATCTCATACAGTGCATTCTTCTGTTCTAGCCATAAACACATAAGTCATGTTCAGTACATTTCCACTCAGTTATATATTAACTCACTTATGAATTGAGTTATTTGATTACTGTCAAGTCATGTAACAGAGTCACTGAATAACGCCACTCAATAAGCCAATTCCTCTGGTATGGAACAAATTTGTAACTAACTTCTAAGTTCCTTTATAAGAGAATCATTTAACTATAACATATGGCAGTAGAAAATAATTCTAATTCCATGCTTGACTTATGCAACTTAGCTACAGGAGAACAAAAACAGTTACAATAGCACACATAGAATGCATAGAACGACAACTTTACAACTTCACAGAAATTCACTACATTATTAGGCTTCCGGTGTTGATTTTTAAaacccaaaaaataaataaccttaAGTTACACGTGCCGCtgttcactgtcactgtcagTTAGATCAGTGACCAGAAACTAATAATGCAACCTGAACATACttttacattaatttaatttaatttaatttaatttaatttaatttaatttaatttaatttaatttaatttaatttaatttaatttaattactttaatttcatttaatttcatttaatttccatttttctttctttctttctttctttctttctttctttctttctttctttctttctttctttctttctttctttctttctttttctttctttctttctttaattacttcttttactttttttgtaaaaacTAAATTGTAAGGACACTGCAAAAGACAGATAAAACATATCTCACCGAGTGAAAAGATCTTGATTACTGTAAGAAAAGCTCCATTTATTGGCATTTATTGCTTTATCTCTAAAGCAATGAATGTCAACAATGTAGTCAATCCATAATTCATAATAAAActtatttccaaaaaaaaaaataataataataaattactgAGTCAAGCAAAACATTATTACCTGAATGATGAAATTTGACCAGAAGTACAAGTTAAGCAATCTACAATTTAACATTTCTGGGTCTGTGTCATATTGTCTGGTTTAGGTTTGactaaaaaaacccaaaacaacaacaacaaaaaccctgCAACAATAATACTGTCTCAGTATGCACCAGCTTCAACAGAGCTACAATCAAGCATTTTTGCAAACGTAGCACTACAGACATTTTTACAAGGATTTTATTCCTTGTAAAATTTCACCTGAATCGGAGAAACGGGCTGCTCTCAGTGAAAGCgtctcacagtcctcacagcaGTATGTTTGTAATAACTGtctgctctgtgtgttttggaggagaCTATCTCCAATCCACATCTCACTTTAGCTTTCCATATCAGCACTCAAATCGTCATTATCAGCGTTGTGTCAGCCACACTTAGAGCAGTCATCTGTCATTTTGCACTCTTTTCTTTGAAAAGGCCGAACCTGACACCAGCTGACAGCCTCTGTTGTTTACCCTGCTGCACGGACACGGCCGATTGTTCGGTGAACATGACACTGCATACTGGGCGGGCGCCTGGGCCCCCTCATCACCTCACTCTCAGCACCTCTGTCAAGCTCCAAACCCAACAGAGTATCAAATTTATGAGTTCATATTCAAGCAATCTGTGGTGTGGGCGATGATTTACGCTGGAGAACAGAAGATGGGTTCAGATTGTAAGTGACGTCCTGGAGAAAGTCTGAGGCAGTTGGTGAAGAAAGACCACCGAATCAGCTTTCAAAGAGCTGTCTTCTGCAACTCAATGCTCTACAGGGCATTTTGTTCTGTTCCGTCTGTTTGTGGAGGCCCTTAGACACATTAACCAGATCTAAATGTAGTCTTGAGCCTGACTACAATATTAACGTGATTTAACTTTGGCAATTAAACTTCTGCCGTCTAGAGTTTCTTGAGTGGCCTGTATAAAGTACACTTTACTCAGCAGAAATCTCTTCATTGTCACATTATTCTAAATTTATTGCAGATATATCAGGTTATCTCACCTTAAATTAAAGAAGTTGTCAGgttattaaaaaatgtgttgagaagcaaatgagaaaaaagagaaaatattgtTGTACAGGTATATATCTTTTGGTTTTGGTAAGGAAGATAAtagtctttatatatttttatataattaattaccTTAGTGCTAATGAACTAGTAAATAAGACTTATTGTCATATTATTGTGAAGTTTCAAATATATATcagtttatgtgtatatataaatagaacAGGCAAGAAAATGAACAAGATACTTGTTtgatgtattaaaaaatattttaatagatttttttatgtGTTCAGCATGCAGTACTGCTGCACAGACACAGTAATGAGAGAAAGTGATAGATCGGCAAAGACAGATGAACTAGCATCGAGAGCGAGAAAGCAGAACAACTAGCTGGGGAGACAGTGAAAGATAAAAGAGGGGGCAACAATTATCTTTTCCTTTTCAGTCTTTTCTCTTTCGAAAGTCTTCAAAAGCCCCCCGATTATGTGCTGTAAACCTACTCCTCTTCTGAAGATGTAAGGTCTGACAGCACATCTAAGTCATGTAAGTGCTGTGCAACACTGTTGAGcaagatttttactttttatttaattttattttagggtcattaaaaaaaataaatctccaAAAATTTCCAAAAAGAAGTTACAGTGCATCAAAATGTTTTGTACATCAAGAAAGTAACATAATACATCACATAGTGCTTACTGAAACTTTCCAGACAGCTTACTTATAAAACTGCTTACAGTGTAACTGAGGCAGctgatatatttttaagaaGCAAAGGTTGTAAATATCGACCAAATATTGactttgtttagtttattaCTGTTAATAGGTCTTCACAGTTTTATAGATTTTCTTTATGtagaaaatgtattttcttttattttctgaacGCAAATTTgctttataacattttttacaTGCTCCCAAGACTTTTGCACAACattgtatattttttacatttgtcaTCACTTTTATTGTTGCACATTTGCTATTGTAATAAAGTATAACTGAAAATATTATTTCTACAAAACACATTACTGGCAAACCTCAGAGAATTTCACCAAGATGAAAGGATGTGttatttaatctttttaaaaGTAACAATAAGGTTTGGCTGCAAATATTAGTGAGGAAGGAAACTTGGCCTTTAACTCATTTTATATATCAGTCAACACTTTAATTCTGCTTACACACGGATGAACAAACATTTTCATATTACTGTTGATGTTATGCTCACTGCTGAAATGTTCTTTGATGGTTCCTGTTTTCTTTGATAGTCTTGATTGAATGTGTGAGAACTTTGAGTATGTGTTTGCGTGAGTGAGGAGGGGTGTTTCAGCGTTCTTGAGTGGAAGGGCCTCTTGTTCAATACAGCTACAtgaatgtgtgtagatgtgt
The nucleotide sequence above comes from Hemibagrus wyckioides isolate EC202008001 linkage group LG01, SWU_Hwy_1.0, whole genome shotgun sequence. Encoded proteins:
- the cbx3b gene encoding chromobox protein homolog 3b isoform X2, with protein sequence MRKKQNVKNRKAEETTVVQEFAVEKIIQRRVNDGKVEYYLKWKGFTDAENTWEPEDNLDCPELIEEFLRNLAVSGETESKENLTLDPVIQPKEEQTELDANAQQQHHSEKEQTLCETGESADHSTETINNKPLMQEPERIVGSTDRQGELMFLIKWHDTDDVALLSAREASVRWPKMVISFYEDKLSWHEEEEQ
- the cbx3b gene encoding chromobox protein homolog 3b isoform X3, with the translated sequence MRKKQNVKNRKAEETTVVQEFAVEKIIQRRVNDGKVEYYLKWKGFTDAENTWEPEDNLDCPELIEEFLRNLAVSGETESKENLTLDPVIQPKEEQTELDANAQQHHSEKEQTLCETGESADHSTETINNKPLMQEPERIVGSTDRQGELMFLIKWKDTDDVALLSAREASVRWPKMVISFYEDKLSWHEEEEQ
- the cbx3b gene encoding chromobox protein homolog 3b isoform X1, with amino-acid sequence MRKKQNVKNRKAEETTVVQEFAVEKIIQRRVNDGKVEYYLKWKGFTDAENTWEPEDNLDCPELIEEFLRNLAVSGETESKENLTLDPVIQPKEEQTELDANAQQQHHSEKEQTLCETGESADHSTETINNKPLMQEPERIVGSTDRQGELMFLIKWKDTDDVALLSAREASVRWPKMVISFYEDKLSWHEEEEQ